A genomic region of Cotesia glomerata isolate CgM1 linkage group LG9, MPM_Cglom_v2.3, whole genome shotgun sequence contains the following coding sequences:
- the LOC123272242 gene encoding ATP-dependent DNA helicase pif1-like yields MRVQLQNDPSAQIFSEQLLDIGNGKIELQSNTQCIKLPDNFRTVLQDKNELIQSIFPDIQNNYLNHNWLSHRAILAAKNVDVDEINFQIQLLLPGDLMSFKSIDTVVDENESVNFPTEFLNSLDIPGMPPHNLQLKIGSPIILLRNLNPPQLCNGTRLIIKKITGNILEATILTRKFKGKVVLLPCIPMIPSDSTIPFKRLQFPIHLAFAMSINKSQGQTMSICGLDLENPCFSHGQLYVACSRVGKPSNLFVLAKDRLTKNIVHRLVLN; encoded by the coding sequence ATGCGGGTACAGTTGCAAAATGATCCATCAGCACAAATATTTTCCGAGCAATTACTAGATATTGGGAACGGTAAAATAGAACTGCAATCAAATACGCAATGCATCAAACTGCCAGACAATTTTCGTACTGTTCTTcaagataaaaatgaattgattCAGAGTATTTTTCCGGATATACAGAATAATTACTTGAATCATAACTGGCTCAGTCATCGGGCGATTTTGGCAGCTAAAAATGTTGATGTTGACGAAATTAACTTCCAGATACAACTGTTGTTACCAGGCGATCTGATGTCTTTTAAATCAATCGATACTGTTGTTGATGAAAATGAAAGTGTAAATTTTCCAactgaatttttgaattcacTAGATATACCTGGAATGCCACCCCACAATCTTCAATTAAAGATTGGTTCCCCGATTATTCTCCTACGTAATTTGAATCCACCTCAATTATGCAACGGTACACGTTTGATCATTAAAAAGATCACCGGAAACATTCTTGAAGCAACCATTTTAACTAGGAAGTTTAAAGGAAAAGTGGTCCTGTTGCCATGTATTCCAATGATACCGTCAGATTCTACCATACCTTTCAAACGGCTACAGTTTCCAATTCATTTAGCTTTTGCCATGTCAATAAATAAGTCTCAAGGCCAAACAATGTCCATTTGTGGTTTAGATTTGGAAAATCCGTGTTTTTCTCATGGGCAACTATATGTTGCATGTTCACGTGTTGGGAAACCGTCGAATCTATTTGTGTTAGCTAAAGACAGGTTAACCAAAAATATTGTGCACCGATTAGtgctaaattaa
- the LOC123272243 gene encoding uncharacterized protein LOC123272243: MIFDDDNDDDSHDDYEPEDSSSSEETSIDSEDEDGNDDEKEDHNEEEDDDEDDKYKKFTIIFWAMLQDNDEFVDFLLDNQVDIWASTIDCGPIIYAAISMRKYNYLQRLMEDEFPVNYHGSVPQVHSYDSYPLLDLAIKLNDCKMVEYLISMGAQINLDAKVLMVAGIPVCEEGKKAAYEEEFQDFWEKCEEEVETLKRLPVNGTDLTYFDLLHRSKDELTSCLQNFDNCINIEEALKKTFPVYGGMIAYRIIKSTKNFWLKIE; the protein is encoded by the exons ATGATATTTG atgatgataatgatgatgatagtCATGATGATTACGAACCAGAAGACTCAAGTTCAAGTGAAGAAACTTCGATTGATAGTGAAGATGAGGATGGCAATGACGATGAGAAAGAAGATCACAATGAAGAAGAGGATGACGACGAAGAtgataagtataaaaaatttacaattatctTCTGGGCTATGTTGCAAGACAACGATGAATTCGTAGACTTTCTTCTGGACAACCAAGTGGATATATGGGCGAGCACTATAGACTGTGGACCAATCATCTATGCAGCAATTTCTATGAGGAAATATAACTACCTGCAGCGACTAATGGAAGATGAATTTCCTGTAAATTACCACGGATCTGTGCCCCAGGTTCATTCTTACGATTCATACCCACTGTTGGATCTTGCTATCAAACTAAATGATTGCAAAATGGTCGAATACTTAATTAGTATGGGAGCTCAAATTAACTTGGATGCTAAAGT GTTAATGGTGGCTGGTATTCCTGTTTGTGAAGAAGGCAAGAAAGCTGCGTATGAAGAAGAGTTTCAagatttttgggaaaaatGTGAAGAAGAAGTTGAGACATTGAAACGGCTGCCTGTGAATGGGACTGATTTGACCTACTTCGACTTGCTTCATCGATCCAAAGATGAGTTGACCTCATGCTTGCAGAATTTTGACAACTGTATCAACATTGAAGAAGCTTTGAAGAAGACTTTTCCCGTTTATGGAGGGATGATTGCTTACCGTATTATCAAAAGTACAAAAAACTTTTGGTTGAAAATCGaatga